In the Oligoflexus sp. genome, one interval contains:
- a CDS encoding transposase → MGKKKDPRSYSEEFKANTVKMSLKPEVSVSHVAEELESATFPGGKAKPAIAKTKPPRKHEWTPLARMHGSKIRKSASRS, encoded by the coding sequence ATGGGCAAGAAGAAGGATCCCAGGTCATACAGCGAAGAGTTTAAAGCAAACACCGTGAAAATGTCACTAAAACCTGAAGTGAGTGTGAGCCATGTTGCTGAAGAGCTTGAGTCGGCTACCTTTCCAGGTGGCAAAGCCAAGCCCGCGATAGCCAAGACCAAGCCTCCGCGGAAGCACGAGTGGACGCCATTAGCGAGAATGCACGGCTCAAAGATTAGAAAGAGCGCCTCAAGAAGTTGA
- the lgt gene encoding prolipoprotein diacylglyceryl transferase, whose product MEYLVWDFPKEIFKIGNWGPRWYGLMFALGFLVGYSIIQRIFKEEGRKEQDLSSLLYHIMIGTIVGARLGHCLFYAPEQYLKRPIEILFIWEGGLASHGGAIGVLIAVWLFKRKHRDYEYIWLADRLSISVAFAAACIRIGNFFNSEILGRPSTLPWAIIFAQNGDNIPRHPAMLYEALSYLTLSIVLYALYKKTRAQPEGRMIGLMFVWIFSSRFLLEYVKENQVAFETSMPINMGQILSLPFIVLGVLAFSGKLTRWMPG is encoded by the coding sequence ATGGAATACCTGGTTTGGGACTTTCCAAAGGAAATCTTTAAGATTGGGAATTGGGGCCCACGCTGGTACGGTTTGATGTTTGCGTTGGGCTTTCTAGTTGGATATTCAATCATCCAGCGCATTTTTAAAGAGGAGGGTCGCAAGGAGCAAGACTTATCCTCACTGCTTTACCATATCATGATAGGAACAATAGTCGGAGCTCGTTTAGGTCATTGTCTGTTCTATGCCCCGGAACAGTATCTTAAACGTCCAATTGAAATCCTTTTCATTTGGGAAGGTGGACTTGCGAGCCATGGCGGTGCGATTGGAGTACTCATCGCAGTGTGGTTATTCAAGCGCAAGCATAGGGACTACGAATACATCTGGCTCGCAGATCGTCTTTCCATATCAGTTGCGTTTGCAGCGGCATGCATCAGAATTGGCAACTTCTTCAACTCTGAAATTTTGGGCAGGCCAAGTACACTGCCTTGGGCCATTATTTTTGCTCAGAATGGTGACAATATCCCAAGGCATCCCGCGATGCTCTATGAAGCACTCAGCTATCTCACACTTTCGATTGTCCTCTACGCTCTTTACAAAAAAACGCGAGCCCAACCTGAAGGTCGCATGATTGGCCTGATGTTTGTTTGGATATTCTCCAGCAGATTCCTACTGGAGTATGTTAAGGAAAATCAAGTTGCATTCGAGACCAGCATGCCTATCAACATGGGGCAGATTCTAAGTTTGCCATTTATCGTGCTGGGAGTGTTGGCATTTTCTGGCAAACTTACAAGGTGGATGCCGGGCTAA